The genomic interval GAGCGACGAGTCGGTCATCGGCCGCAGCTCGGACTGCGAGATCGCCGTGGACGTCGCTGCGGTCAGCCGCCGCCACGCGTCGGTCCTGCGGGAGCGGGGGCAGTTCTTGCTGAAGGACCTCGGCAGCCGCAACGGCACGCAGCTCAACGGCCAGGCGGTGGTTGCCCCGACGCCGCTCCGCGAGGGCGACCGGGTCACCGTGTGCGATCAGGAGTTTGTGTTCCACTCCGAGCAGCCGATGAACCTGCTCGGCGGCGAGACCACCCTCGGCGACGAGTCGTGCCTGGCCCAGCTGGTCAACGACTCTGACGAGCAGGGCGCCGCCAGCGCCAACGTCATGGCGACCCTCGACCTCGGACCCGGCTCGAAAAGCTGGTCGATGTCCGCGCAGCCCGAGGTCAAGCTCGCCGCGCTGGTCGAGATCTCCAACAACCTCGGCAAGGCGCTCTCGGTCGAGGAGATCCTGCCCAAGCTGCTCGACAGCCTGTTCAAGATCTTTGTGCAGGCCGACCGCGCGTTCGTCGTGATGCGGCCGGAGGCCGACGCGCCGCTGGTGCCGGTCTCGTGGCGGTCACGCCGCAAGTCGGACGACGAGGAGGCGCCGCGGCTCAGCCGCACGATTGTCGAGCAGGCGATGACCTCGCAGCAGGCGATCCTGTCGGCCGACGCCGCCAGCGACGAACGCTTTAGCATGGCCCAAAGCATCGCCGAGTTCGAGATCCGCTCGATGCTCTGTGCGCCGCTCATCGACTCCGACGGGGACTCGCTCGGCGTCATCCAGGTCGACACCACCAACCAACGCAGCCGCTTCATGGACGAGGACCTCGAGGTCCTCGCCGCGGTCGCCTCGCAGGCCGCGGTGGCGATAGACAACGCGGCGATGCACGAGCAGGTGGTCGCCCAGCGGGCCCTGCAGCGGGACCTCGAGCTCGCCGCGCGGATGCAGCGGGCGCTGCTGCCGTCCCGCGCCCCCGAGGCCGCCGGCTACGACTTCTTCTCCTACTACGAGTCGGCCCGCCAGGTCGGCGGCGACTACTACGACTACATCCAGCTGCCCGACGGCCGCTTCGCCGTGATCGTCGGCGACGTGGCGGGCAAGGGGGTCTCGGCGGCGATCCTGATGGCCCGCCTGTCGAGCGATGTGCGTTTTACACTGGCCAGCGAGCCCGACCTGGCGAAGGTCGTCGGGCGGGTCAACTCGCTGTTCGTCCAGCAGGGCTGGGAGGACAAGTTCGTCACGATGATCTTTGCGGTCGTCGACCCCAAGAGCCACGAGATGACG from Posidoniimonas polymericola carries:
- a CDS encoding SpoIIE family protein phosphatase, producing the protein MAFLTIETGVNPGKKFDLLSDESVIGRSSDCEIAVDVAAVSRRHASVLRERGQFLLKDLGSRNGTQLNGQAVVAPTPLREGDRVTVCDQEFVFHSEQPMNLLGGETTLGDESCLAQLVNDSDEQGAASANVMATLDLGPGSKSWSMSAQPEVKLAALVEISNNLGKALSVEEILPKLLDSLFKIFVQADRAFVVMRPEADAPLVPVSWRSRRKSDDEEAPRLSRTIVEQAMTSQQAILSADAASDERFSMAQSIAEFEIRSMLCAPLIDSDGDSLGVIQVDTTNQRSRFMDEDLEVLAAVASQAAVAIDNAAMHEQVVAQRALQRDLELAARMQRALLPSRAPEAAGYDFFSYYESARQVGGDYYDYIQLPDGRFAVIVGDVAGKGVSAAILMARLSSDVRFTLASEPDLAKVVGRVNSLFVQQGWEDKFVTMIFAVVDPKSHEMTLVNAGHMAPMLRGADGSVVEISEEEAGLPIGVYDGYEYESLTRTLAPGDVLTVFTDGFSEAMNSRRDLYGIERLAKVAAASAANVTELGEHILQDVRAFVDGFAQSDDMCLTCFGRNPA